Within Pecten maximus chromosome 15, xPecMax1.1, whole genome shotgun sequence, the genomic segment TCCTATCgtgaaaaaataccaaaatgaaatatcgggaagttttatcaaattgtGACAAATTATTTCTATATTATCGCAACATTATCCAGTTAAAGAAGTAAGTCAAAAGAACATGATATCTTTGAAAAACTGTTTATGCTCACATTAATGCTTTCGTTTTgtcatgatttatttatttgaacatattttattttggattGGATACaaatttttaacaacttataaaagcTCTCtccagaaatatatattacaaagactGTAATTGCGACaaagtatacttataatgattataaaagATAAAGGTAAAGAAGAATGACAAGAAAGAAAGACAGATCTAGAGGTCTAAGAGTTCGATGAATTTTGCTACATTAggatatattacaaaatatggTATTCGAGCAGGCAACGttaattttgtcaatttgacggcgaaaaaaaaaatatcaatatttgataatttcacGCCATTTTCCCCAGATATCAAACTAAAGTATTTTTGTGgaaatatgtttgaaaatattgatgGACACTTTCCATGTTTGTTCAGGGCATTTCTTTGTTGACTATAAAGTCcgttataattcatttttcgTCTGTATACCATTTGTGTAACGGACATTTTTAAATAACGTATTATATGTGTGTGATTGACGTACATTGATGTATCTAAACAGTGTGAcacttaataaaatatacatcatCTTATCGTACATACACTTCATGTTATCAAaggtaatgatttatttattggCGTCtcgaaattgatttttaaaacagctttcttttaaattttctcACAATTGTTCACCGATGTTTATTTCGTTGGTCTATTTTATTTCTACAATCGATGtcattttttgttcattttaacAATAGACCTTGATAACCAGTAATTGAGGCGCCAATTTTTATTTCTTGTACTTGTTAACTACTGTGGATTTCTAAACGCAGATGTGCCGTACTGGATAGGTAAAGACCTAGCTTTAGAATGAAAAACACACGTGTCCTAACCTATCATGTCGAGAgacagttataacaatagaacGGGCGGTAGAGCCCGGATGCAGATCGTACGAACAGGTATTAATTACTTTTATTATGGGTTCTCGTATAATGGCCGACCGTGTCAGCTTTACGAGACTTTAGAACAAACGTTTTTACTGGTatcttatttttcaaaatttacatattaaaaaaaacaaaataatatattgtcagaatggaaattcaaaaatattgtaataatgcAAGAAATACGCGGAAAACCGTTAACATTCAAGTATttcacacaaacacacacacactcacacacacacacacacacacaagtgGTATTGGGTTAAAAAGCTAACGGGACTCTGATTAATCTTTTATCGTTTCCAATCGCATTCAAATCGACTGATTTAAATGCctggtattaggttccctttGTCAAACTCGAAAACTATAGTACTGGATTTGTTTAGTAATCGGGTGTTATAGTCCAGCTTACCTGAGATTTCAATAATAAACAATGAAAGGTGCATTGTTGCTAGGAttggtattgtattgtatttaagCTTTAAAGGGTATGTCTCGTAGATAGTGCGTATGAGATACGGGTCGACACCAAAATGTACTCTGATCTCAACTCAACGTTCTTTTGCGAAAaaaatagggggggggggggggggggggggttaatttTGATTAACGAATGTTAATACATCCACCTAAAATGCTTCGAATTGCTATAAACGCACCAGGAAAGGTCCAAATAACCTAGACTGCAACAAAGTATTGCAGTCTTGTAGAGGTAcggggtggtggtggtggtggtgggggggggggggggggggggggtattatGATGTCACAAGATAGTGCGAGACCGCGAAATTTCTATCCTACATCCACAAAGATAGATCTTTTCAGCTGATTTCACATCTTAAACAGACATATACAAAGTATGGTACGATTTGACTCGAGTCGTGACGGAAGTGGCCGATACATTGCGATTGCGATTTGGACATGTCACTGGTCTATAGTTGCCTCCCTTGCCAATGTATTAATTGCGTTACAGTTCAACTCAATGATTGCATATTACAGGAAAACATACATTAAACATGTTCCAATAATAGCTTACCCAAACGGAGATACTTAGAATAGAACATTAAACAAATCTttgtgtcaggtccctgtgactttgagaatatcttttcaatattAATTGGTATGTGACAGGCCTGCATTATGTTGATTAGTGcggtagtcacaaactactacaagggGACCCCGgctcaaaatgaccttggctgttcatggggcgataaacccaacaaacaaacaaacaatcaatggtAGCAACAATATGAACCCGgatgttaaataatgttaaaataaataaataaataaataaataaataaataaagcgGAGCCCAcgtttgtaatttaaaaaaaaaattccaatcAGGGGAAACATGTGGACGTGTTAAGGAGAAAAAATACCAACTGTTTATATTTGACGTCGaatatgaatatacatataataataattacacCGTTTATTCAGGAATGTAGAACAGTCCAAAGATTTCCCAGACAATACACTATTTACGTTCACTGTCATGGTCTCACCGCCAAACTCAAGCTGTTATTTCAACACTTATTAGAACAAGTAAAAGTGTTCGGGAATTGTTCTAGTTTTAGGTCTGTGTATTCAGAAAATAATATTGTCCTCTCCCTCTCTGCGTTTGGCGCTCCCTTCTTTTGTCCTAAAACTATTATGAATCTTGTTAGTAGTGTAACAATTTATTCTGGACCTCCTCTTGTCATTCCACACACAGAAACCCCGAGAAAGAATTGTCGAAATCTTTGAACTCATTCGAGAGGTCTGAAGGTcctttattgttttttaaacctttataaataattaattattgtacTTTTTATGAATTAAATTGCACTACACGGGGACAATTTGACGTAGGAAGCACAACGCTGGCGACCATTTTTTACCTGTGTGGAGTGATTGAAATAAGTATTCGATACGTCAGCCACGTGTTTAAACGACAGCTAGGGGTGTTCGTTACAAtagtatacaggtgtaaagTACATATGTCCTGCTATGGTCACGTTCGTGCTAGGCGGGGATTGATTTGTCTTTTTATGTATCTGCAAACTGTCAAACACGGCAGGACGTCTGACTccattttttcattaaaatgggGTTGTACATGTTTGTGCAAAGgtaaacgttttttttttaaatggtaaattAACATCACAGGAAAacaattgataacaaattgacGTAAATACACATAATTTATTGTGTTCATCCGGTACATTGTACACCTCCAAAACAGGAAAGATAGGTTTTTATTTATAACAgctattatatttatattgatcttTTAATAGCTATAATGCTTTGTTTCgtgttttatatagatacacgtggtaacgagattttttttatacatccTGAGTTGTCGTTCCTTGCGCTCACATAcaaaggaacgacaactctgatTAGATTGATGCCAATCTTTTAATATGTACCGATCTGTCACTGTTCCTTTTTTAATAAATAGGCTTTAGCTTATCTGGCCCAAAGGGCCGGTGAGATTGTGTCATGTTCACTTTACCGAGATTTGGGGAAAAACTTTttggattttatttttcatttaatttctaTAAGTCAATGGTTCAAAAAATTGTTTAGAATGGGAAAACCGTtcttaatatttaaaaaaaaatgttggggtAAAAGCTTTATTAATCTTTTAACGTTAAGCTCTCGCTGATTTAACTGCTGTTTTATCCTTTGTTTAGTAGGTTTGTTTATATGGGTATGTCGCTTCTTTTCATTAAACATGAAGTTTTTGCTggattttgtattgttttaatttaagGTTTTTCTCTAGATTTGTTATGAATAGTCAAAAATTGTATTGATCGCAAACTAACTTCTTTTGCAAAAAAtaggggggggggttttttggggggggggggtttgggtttttttttattaacgatgtttttatataaatgcttCAATGCTTGTAAAAGGGAATGGAAATAGTAAAATAATTGTGAGAAATGGGTTGGTGTGTCTGGTAATTGGGGGTGGGTTtggtgtttgttgtttgttttgttggggGGGGTGTGGGATGGTTTTGATTTGGGTTTTTTGTccctttgtttttttgttttgcgtttgcgttttttgggtttttggggttttggtttttgggtttggggggtttgggttttttttgggggggggttttttttgtttgtgttttttttgggttttggtgttttttgtttgtttttgttgtgtagtgggggttggggggggggggggggtattatGATGTCACAAGATAGTGTGAGACCGCGAAATTTCTATCCTACATCCACAAAGATAGATCTCGTCAGCTGATTCCACATCTTCAACAGACATATACAAAGTATGGTACGATTTGACTGAGTCGTGACGGAAGTGGCCGATACATTGCGATTGCGATTTGGACATGTCACTGGTCTATAGTTGCCTCCCTTGCCAATGTATTAATTGCGTTACAGTTCAACTCAATGATTGCATATTACAGGAAAACATACATTAAACATGTTCCAATAATAGCTTACCCAAACGGAGATACTTAGAACAGAACATTAAACAAATCTttgtgtcaggtccctgtgactttgagaatatcttttcaatattAATTGGTATGTGACAGGCCTGCATTATGTTGATTAGTGcggtagtcacaaactactacaagggGACCCCGgctcaaaatgaccttggctgttcacggggctataaacccaacaaacaaacaaacaatcaatggtAGCAACAATATGAACCCGgatgttaaataatgttaaaataaataaataaataaataaataaataaataaagcgGAGCCCAcgtttgtaatttaaaaaaaaaattccaatcAGGGGAAACATGTGGACGTGGTAAGGAGAAAAAATACCGACTGTTTATATTTGACGTCGACTATGAATATACATATAGTAATAATTACAGCGTTTATTCAGGAATGTAGAACAGTCCAAAGATTTCCCAGACAATACACTATTTACGTTCACTGTCATGGTCTCACCGCCAAACTCAAGCTGTTATTTCAACACTTATTAGAACAAGTAAAAGTGTTCGGGAATTGTTCTAGTTTTAGGTCTGTGTATTCAGAAAATAATGTTGTCCTCTTCCTCTCTGTGTTTGGCGCTCCCTTCTTTTGTCCCAAAAACAATTATGAATCTTGTTAGTAGTGTAACAATTTATTCTAGACCTCCTCTTGTCATTACACACACAGAAAACCCGAGAAAGAATTGTCGAAATCTTTGAACTCATTCGAGAGGTCTGAAGGTcctttattgtttttttaaaccttaataaataattaattattgtacTTTTTATGAATTAAATCGCACTACACGGGGACAATTTGACGTAGGAAGCACAACGCTGGTGACCATTTTTTACCTGTGTGGAGTGATTGAAATAAGTATTCGATACGTCAGCCACGTGTTTAAACGACAGCTTCGGGTGTCCGTTACAATATTATACAGGTGTAAAGTACATATGTCCTACTATGGTCACGTTCGTGCTAGGCGGGGATTGATTTGTCTTTTTATGTATCAGCAAACTGTCAAACACGGCAGGGCGTCTGACTCCAGTTTTCATTAAAATGGGGTTATAAATGTTTGTGCAAAggtaaaagttttttttaaatggtaaattAACATCACAGGAAAACAATTGATAAAAAATTGACGTAAATACACATAATGTATTGTTCATCCGGTACATTGTACACCTCCAAAACAGGAAAGATaggtttttatttataaaagctattatattgatattgatctTTTAATAGCTATAATGCTTTGTTtcgtgttttatatacatacacgtGGTAccgagattttttttatatatcctGAGTTGTCGTTCCTTGCGCTCACATACAAAGGAACGACAGCTCTGATTAGATTGATGCCAatcttttaattatataatgtaccgATCTGTCACTGTTCCTTTTTTAATAAATAGTCTTTAGCTTATCTGGCCCAAAGGGCCGGTGAGATTGTGTCATGTTGCAGCTCCCGTCGTCCGCCCGTCGCgtgtcaacatttcatttaaatcgctactggtccTGAACTACTGAgaggattttgatgaaatttggtttggaCCATTAGATGCCAAATGTGATTCAATGTTGTTTAGATTAAAGGTGTGCCTTTCTTAAGGCTGGAGTGAGGCGTCCAATAAGAAATAAATGCAAAGAGCTTTAATATCCTTCTTCTTTAAGAACGATAGGATTTGGTCCAGGTTTGGTTTGAACCATTGTTCGGAAAGACAACTAAAATCATCCACGTAAGCGATATagaccctctgggcctcttgtctatAAAGTTCTAAAGTATATCCAGCAGATAATACAACGGGAAacctttttttcttctaatcgTGATTGTTTGTGTCCGCATTTCATGATAACGTGGACAATTTGTGGATTTGACAGGAAACACGatatataccacatgtggtaccgCGAACGCTTACACATCAGCTGGATTTTCTCTTTCCGACACGTTATTCATAGATTTTCCTGCAAATATTCCAAATGATCCGACGCATGTTATCGCAGCTTAtcaatgtacatacaaatgtagcaaTGACCTAATAATAATCAACGCATAATATATTCTATATGGTATTTAGCAGAAAAAGAACAggaaaaaaatgagaaaaaaaagatCAGAAAGGATACTGATGGGGGCTAGCCAGATGACacaattacatacattgtacgtTTAAAATGTGAATAAGTTAATGTATTACTCACTGGGCTTCACTCATTCAAAATACCGATCTTCATACAAGCGTAAATGTTAAAACATCTCTATTCGTGTACAACGTGCCATGATTGATTTTAAGAAAGATGATCTCCCTTTGAATAAGAATGCCGTTTCATTGGGCGAGGTTATTGAATATGGCATTCAAAATAAGATAGCAATGAAATGTATGTAGGCCTTACTTACATTCAATTCATGATTTATCCAAAAAGTAATTGACTTTGATTTTCATGATGCCAAATGAAACATTTTGAACTGCTGAAAGCGCGGGTCTTTTCGGACGTGTTAGAACACCAATTAGAGGCTAAATAAGCgtcatttaataaataaatgcatCATTTATcgatatatgtaaggtaggtgttgtGTCATGTCGGAGTTTTTGTCTGAACCAAAATCTTACATGAAGTTACAGTGTAGTAGAATCCAACATATCATACAGCAGTGCACCAGACATCTGTCAGTCAAAATGTTTAACGTCTGGTAtaggggtcagaggaaactcgggaaAGATGAATTGATAAGGAAAGATTTTCTGACAATGCGTTTTGTTCCATGATGTCAGTTCGAAGCCAAGTTATTATGTGTGAATATCCTTGTGTGTTTTCCTCCTAAATTAAAGTTTATAATACACgtgtagtaacacaaatgacgaaggaagaaaATGTCATGACACGTGCCCTGACACGGCCttgaactcacgatctacggcacctaCTTGCCTTGACAGAAATACCTATAGCTTCAGCCAATGCACCAAGTCCATACATGGAATTCAAGATTCAAGATTTTTACTAAACTCTTACAGACTtaagtgtgtaacaagaggtcattCATATATAGCAAGTGTATAAAATAACAAAGAGAGTAGATAGCCATATGGACAAATTTAACAGGTTGCACTGTAATGATGACCTGTTGATGTACACAAGTAATAAATATCtcgaatgttttttttaattgtttgttattttataagaaatatgCTAACCATTTCTTTTAATCGTCAGTTACATATTGCAAACATCCCTTTCATTTTGTTAACATCTGAATTTATGTAATGATATTCTGGTCAAATTTTCTCCTTAATCTGACAAATTCAttctttttttacatttaaagaggcttgcccgcagggagatcagaaaaattggctaagagaaaaagattttttacacatgacagattgttggaattgttgagtttttcattttattttccttataaaacgctgaaaagtgatattaaaacctcatttcttaaatattatttatttaatcgcaacccgcaataagtccccgctataaagtggagtctaatttgattgacacatcaaagaaacaagcacgtgcacagtgccgcacagtgataacttcaaaggcagcggcgatttacaaagaagatttgccgttatattccatacatttccctctcaggttgagttttaaaacgtcttttaaatacatattctgtaatttttttcaagaaataaagtcggaaagcatctaattttgttacaaagaaacgtgtactgaagtttatttagtgatcgtagatgtgccgtttaccggtccgtctgcgggtaagcctctttaaatgaATAACGATATTTATCTCCTTCTTCGTTTTCAATGCATAGTGTACATTTTCTTTCCTCACGTGGAATTCCTATCCAACGGCCAAGATTCCAGAGGCAAAGGGAAGTTAGCCGAGCGGATATCTACCAAACACTAGGCGATCACTTTACTTAGTTAAGTATTTCTCAAAACAAAAGGTAGATTTGAATAATAGAAAAATGCCCTCTACTACTCTTCTTGATACATGCAAACCAATTTTGAATTAACTGATCATTTAACTTTTGTTTTACTTTATGTTTCAGTTTTTTGTCGATCTAAGCtaatgatattttgtaatgGCCATATATCATTGACCATTTTGATGGAAATATATCCatttcatattgtatataatgttatatattttacttgatAATTATCATCTTCTGTAATCAATTTGTGCcaaatttaataattatatttctgattatATTTCCTAACGGGAATCATCCAGTTCACCGTATACCATATAATCCTTTTTTATAAACCTCAGATATATTGCCTCTAGACAGGTACTATTTATAACAACATAGGCGATATTGCTTTGTTAAATTGTTTAACTGTCGAGCAATAGGTAACTTAATATTTCTGATTttcctacatacatgtacttcaaataATACTTTTTGAGCTTTGTCCGCGAATTTCTTTTTCTCCTTACCAAAGTTGGCAGTATAGTGAAACAATAATCCAAGGTATGGATTATATTAGGATCTACAATTTCAGTCTCTTGTCCGTACAGCATAAATCTGAGCCATCTGTTTATTTCTTTTCGAAAAGATAGCTTTCTTATATACTTCTTTATATTAACTTCTGATTTCCATatatatccatgtatgtaaatacattgcgatccaggtattcatatcatcttatagacgacttccacaatgatcatgtcagggtatcgggccgaccatcactgcgccattgaaacgttctttttcaagaacgccgatgtggcgcagctggtataggctgcgggtaattctggctaggcgattgggtgccgtagatcgtgattCGAGGCCCGGTCAAGGCACGAGCCGAAAAGTTGcctaccttcgtcatttgtgttactgttatataaatatatatattcacgtGAACATGTATGATTGTAATGATGCGATgtcttaaaaaatatttatacatgcaCATGTACAACTGGATCAATGTAatcataaattcataaatttcTACTTAAAGCAAAGAATAATTTTCACCTACAAGCTAATTAGTTGCCGGACAAATGATAGCCATATCAATATTTAGTAAATTAATTGTACGTACATtttcgtttaaagatttaaatcaTTCAAGTTCAGTTCAGTTCTTGATAACTTTCCGCCTTTCGGCTCATCAAGTATTGCTTCTCTAGTTAACCAATGATCTTATTTTGTACAGATGTATCTTTACActaataaaatgtttgtatatatgtttttttttcagttagaCACGTCGAGTCCACGTtaaaaaacattatatacattaattatatttatattcagtctatttacatatattaaagtagatcattttaaaatcaacatATACGTGTAGGGGCTACTACGTATAGTATATAACTTCCGGgaaattaaatatcatttcCGTTTATTAGCGGATATTCATAGTCATATATGGACAGGTAACTGGCCAATTCTAATATgaaaaaatgcataataaattATGATTACAATCTTAATGATGTCTTAGTTAATTATGTTTCGCATTGTAATCAGATACTGTATCGAAGaataaaccttgatataactGTGGATACTATCCCTTGGTTATGACTTGAATATAATTCCATTGGTAGTGGGTGCTACCGTACACTTAGAAAACAAACAGCAATTAGCATACTTAATCAATACGGAACTCTAATAAGGGTCAATGATACCTCAGTAAGTAAGTTAGTAGCGTTTTCTTAATACCACGACCACACCGAAGTGTCTTAGCTAGGCTAAGATGTGGTGGTTTACCACTACATGTAGAAACAGGCGGCTTCACAAATCCAGTGACTCCCTTAGAACGAAGactctgtatatattgtaattctAACGAGGTTGAAACAGAATCTCAGTTTATATAACCAAGAACGTCAAACACTTTTTAATCGTGTCAAGATAGTGAATGTTGACTTTTTAAACAACAGTTCTGATTCTAAATTTTACTTCTTAACGACAAACGATGAAATACAACCGAGTGTAGCTGGCACGgtatttaactttttaaagaGACGCCTAGTTTCGTTTTAgatgtgtatataactatatcaatTCCATActattatttttatgtttataatacgctatgtatatttctttgtaatagtgtctcataagtctTATAGGATAgacattttaattcaaatatattttacctaGGTATGTTTGAACAAATGTGCgacactcaaataaaataaattattattattttattattacttaatttttttaaagataatcattttattattttttttttttttttttataaaatgtgagCAGTGTGTACAGAGACTTCCTCTTTCTGAACTTATCGCTGGGACTTGTCctattgtaaactttatttattttacatcaattgcgaatcaagttatattaacttatattaaccTCCCTTAAACTCGTTcttttgttacatgtatcaatgtataAGTATCCTCGCTGGTCATTTGAATTTACtgtaattaatcaaattttgttttcaaaatatgaaaacaagaTCTGCACAAGTTTCTTACCGATACTGAACAATATTTCACCCAAGATTTCCATTATCATGTCCAACATACGATTAGATTACATAGAAACTtgtgcatatatatacacaaataaacatagaaatataaaacaaaaatattgttcaCGTTTCAAACGTTTCTTTTTaatctgtaaaatatttcatcagacaaaaatatttaatgtcaAATTCTAATATCACAGATTCACATTTGAGTTCGCTTTCCAAAAGTCAAAATCTGGGGACATAGCCGGTCTGGTTAACTAGGAATGTCATTGGTTACTTCCGGGGATTAGGGATAAGAGTTTAATACTCCTCACCCTCCTCCTCGCCCTCACCCTCGACGGAGTCGACACCGACCTCTTCGTAATCCTTCTCAAGGGCAGCCAAATCCTCACGAGCCTCGGAGAACTCTCCCTCTTCCATACCCTCTCCGACGTACCAGTGGACGAAAGCACGCTTGGCGTACATAAGATCGAACTTGTGGTCAAGACGAGCCCAGGCCTCGGCGATGGCGGTGGTGTTGCTCAACATGCACACGGCACGCTGTACCTTGGCCAAATCACCTCCTGGCACAACGGTTGGTGGCTGGTAGTTGATTCCGACCTTGAAACCAGTTGGACACCAGTCGACGAACTGGATGGTCCTCTTGGTCTTGATGGTGGCGATGGCAGCGTTGACATCCTTGGGCACAACATCACCTCTGTACAACATACAGCAGGCCATGTATTTGCCGTGACGGGGATCGCATTTCACCATCTGGTTGGCGGGCTCGAAGCAGGCGTTGGTGATCTCAGCAACAGACAGCTGTTCGTGGTAGGCCTTCTCGGCGGAGATGACTGGGGCGTATGTGGCCAGAGGGAAATGGATACGTGGGTAGGGCACCAAGTTGGTCTGGAACTCGGTCAAGTCGACGTTCAGGGCACCGTCGAATCGGAGGGAGGCGGTGATGGAGCTGACAATCTGGGCAATCAGACGGTTCAAGTTAGTGTAGGTTGGTCGCTCGATGTCCAAGTTACGACGGCAGATATCGTAGATAGCCTCGTTGTCGACCATGAAGGCGCAGTCGGAGTGCTCAAGGGTGGTATGGGTGGTCAGGATGGAGTTGTATGGCTCAACAACGGCAGTGGAGACCTGGGGAGCTGGGTAGATGGCGAACTCCAGCTTGGATTTCTTTCCGTAGTCAACGCTGAGACGCTCCATGAGCAGGGAGGTGAATCCGGATCCGGTGCCACCGCCGAAGCTGTGGAAGATGAGGAATCCCTGGAGTCCAGTACACTGATCAGCCAACTTCCTGATGCGGTCAAGGACGAGATCGACGATCTCCTTACCAATGGTGTAGTGACCACGGGCGTAGTTGTTGGCAGCATCTTCCTTACCGGTGATGAGCTGCTCGGGGTGGAACAGTTGGCGGTAAGTTCCGGTCCTGACCTCATCTGGAAAATAAAAAGTATGGATTTGATAAGTAAGCATTTATGATGTGGACATTTGAATAAATCAACGCAGTAACTATGTAGTGTCGAATGAGGTCGAATTTGGAAGAGAAAATTGAAGATGACATGGTATGTTCTATGTCTTCTAATTATAAGACAATTGCCGGTCAACTTATCCGGCATTTATGGACGTGTACAATACCAAAAATATACAACTAAATATCCGGATTGATGTGACGTCCACGTTTACGGTAGATTGTTGGGTTAATCAATAAGTTGTATGACGTCGTAGCTTAATATAGATATGATAAATTGATTGTACACTGTTATAAAAAGCGTCATAACCCAAAAGCCCAATATAGCTATTATTAACAAGCACATGTGCTATGGCTTAAAATAGATATGACGCGTTGGCATGGAAATTTGTATCTAAGGAcacaaggggaataactccgacACTAATATCGTTTTGTGTGCGGATTGCTCCGTTGTTAAGTTAACAAAGGCGTAATGTCTACAAACAAATGTGTCTCGTGTGTTGGCTCTAGTGCCGCCTTAAATAGTCTTTAGAATTGAGGGGAGTACTGTCGCAGTATTAAAATTACTTG encodes:
- the LOC117343594 gene encoding tubulin alpha-1A chain-like translates to MRECISIHVGQAGVQIGNACWELYCLEHGIQPDGQMPSDKTIGGGDDSFNTFFSETGAGKHVPRAVFVDLEPTVVDEVRTGTYRQLFHPEQLITGKEDAANNYARGHYTIGKEIVDLVLDRIRKLADQCTGLQGFLIFHSFGGGTGSGFTSLLMERLSVDYGKKSKLEFAIYPAPQVSTAVVEPYNSILTTHTTLEHSDCAFMVDNEAIYDICRRNLDIERPTYTNLNRLIAQIVSSITASLRFDGALNVDLTEFQTNLVPYPRIHFPLATYAPVISAEKAYHEQLSVAEITNACFEPANQMVKCDPRHGKYMACCMLYRGDVVPKDVNAAIATIKTKRTIQFVDWCPTGFKVGINYQPPTVVPGGDLAKVQRAVCMLSNTTAIAEAWARLDHKFDLMYAKRAFVHWYVGEGMEEGEFSEAREDLAALEKDYEEVGVDSVEGEGEEEGEEY